In the genome of Chrysemys picta bellii isolate R12L10 chromosome 17, ASM1138683v2, whole genome shotgun sequence, one region contains:
- the POLR1G gene encoding DNA-directed RNA polymerase I subunit RPA34 produces MERTALGGLPRFQCPPDFSPSPFAPEELRGPSKELWLIRAPADFSPDSLDGCAVPLVGFQTLKTKSEGTQRVFDIHSALEEPGSPYLLVSSTRSGQLSCAASFHGCMRICERFGDPSSRSPGQAVAARPAPQIPEGLRQRFLPFGGSPKQQCPEAATSTPATEVLGSARKKKKKKKRVKEEPVDLLVSIKQEPPEEPWGSGSGDPGPEPPGGEEDDLRGAEGPTLGHLSPKHKKKKKKKHKYEALEGAVWPFKAELPDPSSLKQEPTHSQE; encoded by the exons ATGGAGCGGACGGCGCTGGGGG GGCTGCCGCGGTTCCAGTGCCCCCCGGATTTCTCCCCGAGCCCCTTCGCCCCCGAGGAGCTGCGGGGCCCCTCCAAGGAGCTGTGGCTGATCCGAGCGCCCGCTGATTTCAGCCCGGACag CCTGGATGGCTGCGCTGTGCCCCTGGTCGGGTTCCAGACGCTGAAGACAAAGTCTGAGGGGACGCAGCGGGTCTTTGACATCCACAGTGCCCTggaggagccaggcagcccctACCTGCTAGTGTCCTCGACCCGCTCTGGCCAGCTCTCCTGCGCAGCCTCCTTCCACGGCTGCATGCGCATCTGTGAGAGATTTGGGgaccccagcagcaggagccctggccaggccGTCGCAGCCAGGCCTGCCCCCCAGATCCCAGAGGGCCTCCGGCAGCGTTTCCTGCCCTTTGGGGGCAGCCCAAAGCAACAGTGCCCAGAGGCAGCCACGTCCACGCCAGCGACAGAGGTGCTGGGGTCTgccaggaagaagaagaagaagaaaaagagagtGAAAGAGGAGCCCGTGGACCTGCTGGTGTCCATAAAGCAGGAGCCTCCCGAGGAGCCCTGGGGTTCGGGGAGCGGTGATCCTGGCCCTGAACCCCCCGGAGGGGAGGAGGATGATttgaggggggcagaggggcccacTCTGGGGCACCTGAGCCCCAAgcacaagaagaagaagaaaaagaaacacaaGTATGAAGctttggagggggcagtctggCCGTTCAAGGCCGAGCTGCCGGACCCCAGCTCCCTAAAGCAGGAGCCTACGCACTCCCAGGAGTGA
- the ERCC1 gene encoding DNA excision repair protein ERCC-1 isoform X1: protein MEPTEAAQAPEGRKRFTVQSQDPEHTMVRPIFKSSCSAAEPRAPALPGATSYAEYVVKQVSASLASMPVSRPARVTAASSESRAGASSAALPPGTETSTVLPAASGDSDPSPTLKPGPKGNCIIVSARQRGNPILKFVRNIPWEFGEIVPDYVLGQSTCALFLSLRYHNLNPNYIHERLQLLGKTYAVQVLLVQVDVRDPHQALKELAKMCILADCTLILAWSPEEAGRYLETYKAYEQKPADLLKEKVDQDFLSIVTDCLTSVKSVNKTDALSLLSTFGSLANIAQVSKEDLSLCPGIGPQKAKRLFDTLHEPFLKIPK, encoded by the exons ATGGAGCCCACGGAGGCAGCCCAGGCCCCggaggggaggaagagattcACTGTGCAGTCACAGGACCCTGAACATACCATG GTGAGACCCATCTTCAAATCTTCTTGCTCTGCAGCAGAGCCCagggcccctgccctacctggGGCCACCTCCTATGCTGAATACGTCGTCAAACAGGTCTCTGCGTCCTTGGCCTCCATGCCAGtctcccggcctgccagggtgacGGCTGCATCATCGGAGTCCAGAGCGGGAGCTTCCTCAGCAGCGCTCCCTCCAGGCACTGAGACCAGCACTGTACTCCCTGCTGCCAGTGGGGACTCGGACCCCAGCCCCACGCTGAAACCGGGGCCCAAGGGTAACTGCATCATCGTCAGTGCTCGCCAG CGGGGGAACCCCATCCTGAAATTTGTGCGCAACATTCCCTGGGAGTTTGGCGAGATCGTCCCTGACTACGTGCTGGGCCAGAGCACGTGTGCCCTCTTCCTGAG CCTGCGGTACCACAACCTGAACCCCAACTACATCCATGAGCGGCTGCAGCTCCTGGGGAAGACGTACGCGGTGCAGGTGCTGCTGGTGCAGGTCGATGTG AGGGACCCGCACCAGGCACTGAAGGAACTGGCCAAGATGTGCATCCTGGCTGACTGCACCCTCATCCTGGCCTGGAG CCCCGAAGAGGCCGGACGCTACCTGGAAACGTACAAAGCCTACGAGCAGAAACCAGCTGACCTGCTCAAGGAGAAAGTGGATCAGGACTTCCTGTCCATA GTGACGGATTGTCTGACCAGCGTGAAGTCAGTTAACAAGACGGATGCGCTGAGCCTTCTCTCAACATTTGGG TCTCTGGCGAACATTGCACAAGTGTCCAAGGAGGATCTCTCCCTCTGCCCAGGCATTGGGCCCCAGAAg GCCAAGAGGCTCTTTGACACCCTCCACGAGCCCTTTCTGAAGATCCCCAAATGA
- the ERCC1 gene encoding DNA excision repair protein ERCC-1 isoform X2, which yields MEPTEAAQAPEGRKRFTVQSQDPEHTMVRPIFKSSCSAAEPRAPALPGATSYAEYVVKQVSASLASMPVSRPARVTAASSESRAGASSAALPPGTETSTVLPAASGDSDPSPTLKPGPKGNCIIVSARQRGNPILKFVRNIPWEFGEIVPDYVLGQSTCALFLSLRYHNLNPNYIHERLQLLGKTYAVQVLLVQVDVRDPHQALKELAKMCILADCTLILAWSPEEAGRYLETYKAYEQKPADLLKEKVDQDFLSIVTDCLTSVKSVNKTDALSLLSTFGAKRLFDTLHEPFLKIPK from the exons ATGGAGCCCACGGAGGCAGCCCAGGCCCCggaggggaggaagagattcACTGTGCAGTCACAGGACCCTGAACATACCATG GTGAGACCCATCTTCAAATCTTCTTGCTCTGCAGCAGAGCCCagggcccctgccctacctggGGCCACCTCCTATGCTGAATACGTCGTCAAACAGGTCTCTGCGTCCTTGGCCTCCATGCCAGtctcccggcctgccagggtgacGGCTGCATCATCGGAGTCCAGAGCGGGAGCTTCCTCAGCAGCGCTCCCTCCAGGCACTGAGACCAGCACTGTACTCCCTGCTGCCAGTGGGGACTCGGACCCCAGCCCCACGCTGAAACCGGGGCCCAAGGGTAACTGCATCATCGTCAGTGCTCGCCAG CGGGGGAACCCCATCCTGAAATTTGTGCGCAACATTCCCTGGGAGTTTGGCGAGATCGTCCCTGACTACGTGCTGGGCCAGAGCACGTGTGCCCTCTTCCTGAG CCTGCGGTACCACAACCTGAACCCCAACTACATCCATGAGCGGCTGCAGCTCCTGGGGAAGACGTACGCGGTGCAGGTGCTGCTGGTGCAGGTCGATGTG AGGGACCCGCACCAGGCACTGAAGGAACTGGCCAAGATGTGCATCCTGGCTGACTGCACCCTCATCCTGGCCTGGAG CCCCGAAGAGGCCGGACGCTACCTGGAAACGTACAAAGCCTACGAGCAGAAACCAGCTGACCTGCTCAAGGAGAAAGTGGATCAGGACTTCCTGTCCATA GTGACGGATTGTCTGACCAGCGTGAAGTCAGTTAACAAGACGGATGCGCTGAGCCTTCTCTCAACATTTGGG GCCAAGAGGCTCTTTGACACCCTCCACGAGCCCTTTCTGAAGATCCCCAAATGA